In a genomic window of Halobiforma lacisalsi AJ5:
- a CDS encoding ABC transporter ATP-binding protein, whose translation MAAIELEGVSKDYGEVLAVDDVSFDVEEGEIFGYLGPNGAGKTTTIRALLGLISPTAGTARVLGREVTDERALIEAKRRIGYLPDSPAFDESVTGREIVDLHARIKGDERSEELLELFEPPLSRKIRDYSHGNVKKLGLVTAFMHDPDLVILDEPTGGLDPLMKQRFAEFLRDEKARGVTVFLSSHILGEVRRLCDRVGIIRNGRLVTVEPVEALLDRSGKVVRLRAAEPIPRSALDLEGVYDLETSLSGGGDASSGPRSGAEPGRAGDGPSDSGVTTEATVEGERRSGSETTAESAAAFTECTFTFTGDVNALLERVREYRLLDLTIEEAPLEDVFLRFYGEGDGDGDGDSDGDGDGDGGGTDA comes from the coding sequence ATGGCTGCGATCGAACTCGAAGGGGTTTCGAAGGACTACGGGGAGGTCCTCGCCGTCGACGATGTCAGCTTCGACGTCGAGGAGGGGGAAATCTTCGGCTACCTCGGGCCGAACGGTGCCGGCAAGACGACGACGATCCGCGCGCTGCTGGGCCTCATCTCACCGACCGCGGGGACGGCCCGGGTGCTCGGGCGCGAGGTAACCGACGAGCGCGCCCTGATCGAAGCCAAGCGACGGATCGGCTACCTGCCGGACAGTCCGGCGTTCGACGAATCGGTGACGGGAAGGGAAATCGTCGACCTCCACGCCCGGATCAAAGGCGACGAACGCAGCGAGGAACTCCTCGAGTTGTTCGAGCCGCCGCTCTCCCGGAAGATCCGGGACTACTCCCACGGGAACGTCAAGAAGCTCGGGCTGGTGACGGCGTTCATGCACGATCCCGACCTGGTGATTCTGGACGAACCGACGGGCGGGCTCGACCCGCTGATGAAACAGCGCTTCGCCGAATTCCTTCGGGACGAGAAAGCGCGGGGTGTGACGGTGTTTCTCTCCTCGCACATCCTGGGGGAGGTACGACGGCTCTGCGACCGGGTGGGGATCATCCGGAACGGCCGACTCGTCACCGTCGAGCCGGTCGAGGCCCTGCTCGACAGGAGCGGCAAGGTGGTACGGCTGCGGGCCGCGGAGCCGATCCCGCGGTCGGCCCTGGACCTCGAGGGGGTCTACGACCTCGAGACGAGCCTGTCGGGGGGCGGAGACGCCTCCAGTGGGCCACGGTCGGGGGCGGAACCGGGTCGAGCGGGCGACGGCCCCAGCGATTCAGGGGTCACCACCGAAGCGACCGTCGAGGGAGAGCGCCGGTCCGGGTCGGAGACGACGGCCGAGTCAGCGGCCGCGTTCACCGAGTGTACGTTCACCTTCACCGGTGACGTCAACGCCCTGCTCGAGCGCGTGCGCGAGTACCGGTTGCTCGACCTCACGATCGAGGAGGCGCCCCTCGAGGACGTGTTCCTGCGGTTCTACGGCGAGGGCGATG